GATGACTGCCGATTACATGGCGAACTTGAAAGAGCTGGGCGTGAATCAGATCGATTACCTGCCTCGCGCGACCGACCACATGGACGACATCATCGGCTTCATCCAGTCGCTGGAGTCGAAGGGCTTCGCGTATGCCAGCGATGGCGATGTCTTCTTCGACGTGGCTCGCGACAGCGGTTACGGCCAGCTGTCGAATCGATCGCCCGACGATCAACAGGGAGCCGGCGGCGAAGCGGCGGCCAAGAAGCGTTCCGCAGCGGACTTTGCACTCTGGAAGTCGGCTCGCGAAGGCGAACCCTGTTGGGACAGCCCTTGGGGAAAAGGCCGTCCGGGCTGGCACATCGAATGCTCGGCGATGAGTCATTATTATCTGGGCGAAACGTTCGACATCCACGGCGGCGGGCTGGATCTGATGTTCCCGCATCACGAAAACGAACGAGCTCAAAGCAGCTGTTGCCACGGTTCGCCGATGGTTAAATATTGGATGCACAATGGGCTGATGCGAGCTGGCGGCGACGCGGGCAAGCTGGGCGGACGCAGCGAACGTGAGAAGGAAGCGGCGGGCGAAACGGCGGAATCGATCGAAGAGCAAGCTGCCGGGAAGATCTCGCGCAGCAAAGGTGCCGGCGGTTTGGCCGATCAGATCCGGCGCCACACCGGCGAACGGATCCGGTTCTTCTTGTTGCGATCGCACTACCGGTCGACGATCATTTTCGGCGAAGAGGGATTGCAGGAAGCGGCGACGGCCTTGGAAGGCTTCTATCGCTTCTTCGATCGCTTCGAGAAAGGAACCGGAATCGCGTTCTACGATCTTCCAACCGCCCGATCGCGAACTCAAGGCGATCTAATTTCGGGGGACGACGCCGATCTGAAAGCTGTCTTGGCCTGCCGCGACAAATACCGCGAAGCGATGGACGACGACTTCAATACCGGAGCGGCGTCGAGCCAGTTGTTCGATATCGTGCGGGCATTGAACAAGCAAGCCACCGCGATCAAGTTGCCCGAGCAAGCGGCGGCGCAGCAGGTTCCCGAGGATGCGACAGTCGAAGAGTTTTTGGCGTGGCTCGATTCGGCCAAGATCGCCAACCCCGACTTCATCAAGAGCGTCTTGGTGCTACGTGAACTGACCGGGTTGTTGGGATTGTTTGGAAAGCGGCCACCGAAGGCGGCTGGCGGCGACGACGACAACGGCTTGGCCGACCAGTTGGTTGGCGTGTTGATCGAACTCCGCAAGGAAGCACGCAGCAACAAAGACTTCGCGACCTCCGATGCGATCCGCGACCGTTTGGCCGCAATCGGCGTGGCGTTGTTGGATGGCAAGGAAGGTACGTCGTGGGAAATGCAAAAGTAAAGGGAAAGGTCGCTGCCGGCGGGTCGACTGGCGGCGCGATCCTGGGGGTCGATCCCGGACTGAACATCACCGGCTACGGCGTGATCCGCTCGACCGCCGCTGGGATCGAACTGCTGGAAGCGGGGATCATCCGCACCAAAGCCAAGGCGTCGTTGGAACGGCGTCTGTTGGATCTGCACGAAGGTTTGGGCGAAGTCATCGCCGCCCATAAACCAAGCGTGCTTGCGCTGGAACAACTCTATTCGCACTACAAGCGTCCGCAGACAGCGATCTTGATGGGGCATGCTCGCGGTGTGATCTGTCTGCTGGCGGCGCAAGCGGGGATCGCGATCGAGAGCTTCGAAGCGACCAGGGTCAAGCGGATGATGACCGGCAACGGCCACGCTCCCAAAGATCAGATGCAGATGGCGGTGAAGTTGCAGTTGAATTTGGCGACCGTTCCCGAGCCGCCCGACGTCGCCGACGCGCTTGCGATCGCGCTGTGCCAGCAGCAGATGAGCAGCATGCAGGTGCAGCTTTAGTTCTCGTTAAGCAGCAAGCAGGTAATTTCCTAGTTTAACCGCGTGGGAATCGCCCCGCGTTTTTCAGGGCCGCACGGCCCGATGGGCACGCGGTTAAACGAAAAAATACAATACGACCTGCTTACCAGATGGGCTCGCGCTAGGCTTCGTTCCAGCGGCGGACGATTCGCCAGAAGGCGATCGATGCGATCAGCCCGATCGTGGCGGCGACCGCAAGGGATGCGAAGAAGTATTGGTGGCCAAGTTCTCCCGGCCAGCGATCCAACAGGATGCCCATCCAAGGTCCCATGAAGACGTCGGGCGTGAAGCCGATGACTGAGACGATGCCGACCGCGCAGCCCGTGTCGCCAAACGGCACGCGTCCTTCTTCCATCATGGCGAAGTAGAGTCCTCGCAGTGCGAAAACGCAGGCGCTGGTGCTGATCATCGTGGCGAAGAAGAACATCGACATGCCCGGCGGGAAAGCTCCGACGGCCAACATGCCGCTGCCGATTCCGAATCCCAGCAGGCTCAAGATCGTCAGTCGGGCGACGCCAAAGCGATCGGCTAGCAGGCCCGCGGCGACTGCTGCCACAGGACGCATCCACATCGAAAGCGTGCCGACCTGAGCTGCTTGCACTTCGTCGAACTCCAGCACCTCGTGCGCGTAGAGCGAGATATTGTCGAGGCCCTTGTAGCCGACGTAGGCACTGACGACAACGATCGCTTGCAGCCACACCGTCGGCATCTTTAGCACGCGGCGGACCGCACCCAACGGGCGTTTGAGTTCGATTGGATCCGACGGTTCTCCCTGCCGCGGCAATGCGAACCAGACCAGCACCGCGGCGGCCAGCGTGATCCCTGTGAACAGGTAGACGACTTGTTGGAAGGCGTGGGTTCGTTGAGCCGCGGATGCCGTTTGGACATCTTCGGGCATCAACAGCGCGAACAACGCCACTGCTCCGCTGCCAATCGCGGCGGCGACGAGGCCACGTCCTCCGTCGAGGAATCCGAAGGCGCGGCCGGGGAGCATCGCGCCGCCCCAGGCTCGTGTCGCTCGAATCAACGGTGCCCAAAACAGCAGGATCGTGGTGGCACCCCAGAAACCGTAGAGCAGTTTGAGCCCGCCGAGCGAAGGGATCGATGCTAGCAGCAAGCCGCCAGCGGCGGTCGCTAGCAGTGCCACGGCCATCAGCTTGCGTGCCGAGAACATGTCCGCCAGCGGGCCGCCGGGGAAATAGGCGATCATCGCCACCACGCCGTACAGCGAAAACGCGATCCCCAGTTCGAGGTTCGTCAGCTGAAAGACTTCCAGCAGAGTCGGCCTAAAGACCCGAGGCAGTACAAACGGCAAAAAGAAGACAGCTTCCCCAGCCACGATAAGCGTGAACATCGCGATCGCACGGGCGATGGGGGACGGTGGTTGGTCGGGCTTGGTCACACGCGGTTCCGGTTCAGACAAAAACTGAAGGACTGAAAAACTGTCCTGCGGGGGTGAGCCCCTATCGCGAGACAAGCATCCGCGTGCTGGATGGCTGAAGAACGTCACCGCCGACTGGCGAAACTCTCGCAAACAGAGGGCATGATAGCACGTTTGCGGTTCGGATTGTACGCGCGGCCGTTGGCGTTGGGCGATCGATCGAGCCGAGATATGCTAGCCTTGTCTTTCGATTGGCATTGCCGAAAGATAACGATGCGATTTACAAGCGATGTTCGCTCGCACAGGAATGCCGATTGGAGGATGAGGATGATTGCTCGAAACCCACTGACACTACTCGCAACCACGCTGCTGCTGCTGCAAGGCGTTGCGGTCGGGCAATACGCTCAAGACGCATGGGGTTCGCGCAACGTGGCTCCCGCCGCGCAAGCCAATCCGTCCAGCGCGATTCGTCCAATCGATGCGCCGAGCATCGTCGATCGGTATCGCCCGCGCGGTTTTCAGTCCAATCCGCAGCCTGCCCCGCCGGTGAATGTCGCCAGTGCTCAGGTGGGCCAATACCCGGCGCAGCAGTATCCTGTGCAGCCGAGCCCGATCCAGCAGACCGCTTATCAAGTGCCTGGCGATCAACAGCAGCTCGCGCAACCGGCACTCCCCGGTGGTCAGGCTCAAGGCCCCGCGAACCCGTTCCAGAATCAGCAGAATTTGTCGGTTCAGGGGCAACCGCCGCAGAACTTTCAAAATCCGCAGCAGCCGATCGCTCCAAGTATCGCTCCGCCGCCAACCTTAGCGCAGCCGCAGTACGGTCAGACGCAGCCGACTTACCCGCAGACGTTGTATCCTCAACCGCAGCAGCAATATCCGCTGCCACAGCAACAGGTCTCGGGGCAGCCGTTTGCTTCGATGGGGACCAGCCCAGCCATTTCGCCAGCATCGACTTGGACCGCCGGCGGAGCTTGGGATTGCGGAAACGTCGCGCAGACAAGTGCCGTCTCACCACAGGTTTACGTGCCGCCGAACACCTACACGCCACCGGTCATCACGCCGGACATGGCTCCCAACGCCTACTCGCCGAACAACGCGGGATACCGACCCATTGTCGCCTTGGGGTCGCCTTATCCAAACGTTCAAGTCGGTCGAGGAATCATCGGCCAACCGACAGTCTACGTTCCGAACCAACCGATTCGGAAT
Above is a genomic segment from Rosistilla ulvae containing:
- the cysS gene encoding cysteine--tRNA ligase encodes the protein MAEIRVYNTLSKTKEPFAPVHPPKVGMYLCGPTVYKEAHIGHMVGPVIFDTIKRYLAYSGFDVTWVVNITDVDDKLIAESRRREVPMSQIAVEMTADYMANLKELGVNQIDYLPRATDHMDDIIGFIQSLESKGFAYASDGDVFFDVARDSGYGQLSNRSPDDQQGAGGEAAAKKRSAADFALWKSAREGEPCWDSPWGKGRPGWHIECSAMSHYYLGETFDIHGGGLDLMFPHHENERAQSSCCHGSPMVKYWMHNGLMRAGGDAGKLGGRSEREKEAAGETAESIEEQAAGKISRSKGAGGLADQIRRHTGERIRFFLLRSHYRSTIIFGEEGLQEAATALEGFYRFFDRFEKGTGIAFYDLPTARSRTQGDLISGDDADLKAVLACRDKYREAMDDDFNTGAASSQLFDIVRALNKQATAIKLPEQAAAQQVPEDATVEEFLAWLDSAKIANPDFIKSVLVLRELTGLLGLFGKRPPKAAGGDDDNGLADQLVGVLIELRKEARSNKDFATSDAIRDRLAAIGVALLDGKEGTSWEMQK
- the ruvC gene encoding crossover junction endodeoxyribonuclease RuvC; translated protein: MGNAKVKGKVAAGGSTGGAILGVDPGLNITGYGVIRSTAAGIELLEAGIIRTKAKASLERRLLDLHEGLGEVIAAHKPSVLALEQLYSHYKRPQTAILMGHARGVICLLAAQAGIAIESFEATRVKRMMTGNGHAPKDQMQMAVKLQLNLATVPEPPDVADALAIALCQQQMSSMQVQL
- a CDS encoding MFS transporter; the encoded protein is MTKPDQPPSPIARAIAMFTLIVAGEAVFFLPFVLPRVFRPTLLEVFQLTNLELGIAFSLYGVVAMIAYFPGGPLADMFSARKLMAVALLATAAGGLLLASIPSLGGLKLLYGFWGATTILLFWAPLIRATRAWGGAMLPGRAFGFLDGGRGLVAAAIGSGAVALFALLMPEDVQTASAAQRTHAFQQVVYLFTGITLAAAVLVWFALPRQGEPSDPIELKRPLGAVRRVLKMPTVWLQAIVVVSAYVGYKGLDNISLYAHEVLEFDEVQAAQVGTLSMWMRPVAAVAAGLLADRFGVARLTILSLLGFGIGSGMLAVGAFPPGMSMFFFATMISTSACVFALRGLYFAMMEEGRVPFGDTGCAVGIVSVIGFTPDVFMGPWMGILLDRWPGELGHQYFFASLAVAATIGLIASIAFWRIVRRWNEA